The Anoxybacillus flavithermus genome has a segment encoding these proteins:
- a CDS encoding ATP-binding protein yields the protein MNTLDVRKENDLIQSFQLASEFVEKNYLAELTVHEVVPIPPHVESITVRQHIRLFKITKIVYDRNEDISEKLISVFNTVGNLNHSLLFILDSKEEYVDLYIGVRVIDLDQNVNEAKEGLRKSLNGHFPGTELHNLRNHEIEKVVDNLFQSRFSESSKVITSVSGIPALKDVDKKSYIQGLEKLIDSMKGETFSAVFIADPVQPKTVNQIYQGYETLYSQLVPFQHTELSFGENDSKTVTEGISNSFTNTVSESIAKTQSYTNGSTEGTSYSESTSKGVVMGGSLGIVGGGVSLVTTEGKTNSSTVSKSYTDGTTQTEGTSKSDTFTKNKSETYTEGTGRSLQIKFENKSVTNLLEKIDEQLKRLKDSEDYGLWNFACYFIAEDVQTAKIAASTYQSIIRGDNSSIEHSVINTWNNDNYPKLEMVTKYLRKLHHPLIRLEVNNGLNVPHVSPGTLINGKELTISLALPRKPVSGLPVVEAVEFGRNVWTYDMNDEKKKKVKIGKVFHMGRAEKTEVSLDLQSLSMHTFITGSTGSGKSNTVYTLLNRLDQENIKFLVIEPAKGEYKQIFGGRKNVHVFGTNPTLTTLLRINPFQFPKNIHVLEHIDRLIEIFNACWPMYAAMPAILKEAIEQSYEKCGWDLEESINIYEKPIFPTFQDLLSTLPEVIHHSAYSQDTKNDYIGALVTRVHSLTNGLIGRMFSGDETDNEILFDQNCLIDLSRIGSTETKALVMGVLLMRLQEHRMSSVSRMNHELKHVTVLEEAHHLLRRINFDQVQESANLQGKAVEMLTNAIAEMRTYGEGFIIVDQSPGLLDRSVIRNTNTKIILRLPDKYDRGDIGQAATLNEQQINEVAKLKTGVAVVYQNNWIEPILCEIDEFTYALPYVHVNDVDNDDKRMKSDMIKLLLGGRVLVEQRLDLSYLDMRSLMKWIEQSKIRSTEKQILIDNLSQYMKTGTMDVWKQEHFEELSHLVATFLPVEKLLSFAKNTKNFDQWNERICSALKKHVDFNENDAYEKALIQCILREKSKEHDEFKDFYFKWIEHYRRGSML from the coding sequence ATGAATACACTTGATGTTCGCAAAGAAAATGATCTTATTCAATCTTTTCAACTAGCCAGCGAATTTGTCGAGAAAAATTACTTAGCTGAATTAACAGTACATGAGGTGGTTCCTATACCTCCTCATGTCGAAAGTATAACGGTGAGACAGCACATTCGGCTATTTAAAATAACTAAAATTGTTTATGATCGGAATGAAGACATTTCAGAGAAGCTTATTAGCGTCTTTAATACAGTCGGTAATTTAAATCATTCGCTCCTTTTCATTCTTGATAGCAAAGAGGAATACGTTGATTTATACATTGGAGTGCGTGTGATTGATTTAGACCAAAACGTCAATGAAGCAAAAGAAGGGCTGCGTAAAAGTCTTAATGGTCATTTCCCAGGAACAGAGCTTCATAACCTACGAAATCATGAAATCGAGAAAGTTGTAGATAATTTATTTCAGTCACGTTTCAGTGAATCAAGCAAAGTCATTACATCTGTTTCAGGTATTCCTGCGTTAAAAGATGTGGATAAAAAAAGCTACATACAAGGATTAGAAAAATTAATTGACTCAATGAAAGGAGAAACATTTTCAGCTGTATTTATTGCAGATCCTGTGCAACCAAAAACGGTAAATCAAATTTATCAAGGATACGAAACGTTATATTCACAGCTTGTTCCATTTCAGCATACGGAGCTCTCTTTTGGTGAAAACGACAGTAAAACAGTGACAGAGGGAATTAGTAATAGCTTTACAAATACAGTTAGTGAGAGTATTGCTAAAACACAAAGTTATACAAACGGCTCAACAGAAGGAACGTCCTATAGTGAAAGCACTTCTAAAGGAGTAGTAATGGGTGGATCTTTGGGGATAGTAGGTGGTGGAGTAAGTTTAGTAACAACAGAGGGAAAAACAAATAGTTCAACAGTGAGCAAATCTTATACCGACGGAACTACTCAAACAGAAGGAACATCGAAATCAGATACATTTACGAAAAATAAATCAGAAACATATACGGAAGGTACAGGAAGAAGCTTACAAATTAAGTTTGAAAATAAATCTGTTACGAATTTACTTGAGAAAATTGATGAACAGCTCAAACGACTAAAAGATTCAGAAGATTACGGTTTATGGAATTTTGCTTGCTACTTTATTGCTGAGGATGTTCAGACAGCAAAAATAGCAGCGAGTACGTACCAATCTATTATACGAGGGGATAATTCTTCTATTGAACACTCTGTTATTAATACGTGGAATAATGATAACTATCCAAAGTTAGAAATGGTTACAAAGTATTTAAGAAAATTGCATCACCCTCTTATTCGTTTGGAAGTAAATAATGGTTTGAATGTTCCCCACGTATCTCCTGGGACGTTAATCAATGGGAAGGAGCTTACGATTAGTTTGGCGTTACCGAGAAAGCCGGTAAGTGGGTTACCTGTCGTGGAAGCAGTAGAGTTCGGAAGAAACGTTTGGACATATGATATGAATGATGAAAAAAAGAAAAAAGTAAAGATAGGAAAAGTGTTTCATATGGGGCGTGCTGAAAAAACAGAAGTTTCCCTTGATTTACAAAGCTTGTCTATGCATACATTTATCACAGGTTCAACGGGTTCTGGTAAATCGAATACAGTATACACATTGCTAAATCGTTTAGATCAGGAAAATATAAAGTTTCTCGTTATTGAACCTGCTAAAGGGGAATATAAACAAATATTTGGTGGCAGAAAAAATGTTCATGTTTTCGGCACGAATCCAACTTTGACGACTTTGTTGAGGATTAATCCGTTTCAATTTCCAAAAAATATTCATGTGTTAGAGCATATTGACCGATTGATTGAGATTTTTAACGCTTGCTGGCCAATGTATGCTGCAATGCCGGCGATTTTGAAAGAAGCGATTGAACAAAGCTATGAAAAATGTGGATGGGATTTAGAGGAATCAATCAATATTTATGAAAAGCCGATTTTCCCAACGTTCCAAGATTTGCTTAGCACATTGCCTGAAGTTATTCATCATTCTGCTTATTCTCAAGATACAAAAAACGATTATATCGGTGCTTTAGTGACAAGAGTTCATTCATTAACTAACGGTTTAATTGGGCGTATGTTTTCTGGAGATGAAACAGACAATGAAATATTGTTTGACCAAAATTGTTTAATTGACTTAAGCCGTATCGGTTCAACAGAAACGAAGGCGCTTGTCATGGGAGTTTTATTAATGCGGTTACAAGAACATCGTATGTCGTCCGTATCTCGGATGAACCATGAACTAAAACATGTCACTGTATTAGAAGAAGCGCATCATTTATTAAGGCGCATAAATTTTGACCAAGTTCAGGAAAGCGCTAATCTTCAAGGAAAAGCAGTTGAAATGTTGACGAATGCGATTGCGGAAATGAGAACATACGGTGAAGGATTCATTATTGTCGATCAATCTCCAGGATTGTTAGATCGTTCAGTCATTCGAAACACGAATACGAAAATCATTCTTCGTCTACCAGACAAATATGATCGTGGAGACATTGGACAAGCTGCGACCCTAAATGAACAACAAATTAATGAGGTGGCGAAGTTAAAAACGGGGGTTGCTGTTGTCTATCAAAATAACTGGATTGAGCCTATTTTATGTGAAATTGATGAGTTTACGTATGCCCTCCCTTATGTTCATGTAAATGATGTTGATAATGATGATAAGCGAATGAAAAGCGATATGATTAAATTGCTTCTAGGTGGGCGTGTATTGGTCGAACAAAGGCTCGATTTAAGTTATCTCGATATGCGTTCGCTTATGAAATGGATAGAACAGAGTAAGATCCGCTCGACAGAAAAACAAATATTGATTGATAACTTGTCGCAATACATGAAAACAGGGACAATGGATGTTTGGAAACAGGAACACTTTGAGGAACTGTCCCATCTTGTAGCAACCTTTTTACCTGTAGAAAAACTATTAAGTTTTGCAAAAAACACAAAAAATTTCGACCAGTGGAATGAACGAATATGTTCAGCGTTGAAAAAGCATGTTGATTTTAATGAAAATGACGCATACGAGAAGGCGCTTATTCAATGTATTCTTCGAGAAAAATCAAAGGAGCACGATGAGTTTAAGGATTTTTATTTTAAATGGATTGAACATTATCGGAGGGGAAGTATGTTATGA
- a CDS encoding DNA-directed RNA polymerase subunit omega, translating to MLYPSIDLLITKLDSKYTLVTVAAKRARQLQVKNDLTIEKPVSKKFVGKALEEIAAGHIEVVSEEEATQ from the coding sequence ATGTTGTACCCTTCCATTGATTTACTGATAACAAAATTAGATTCAAAATATACGCTTGTGACCGTAGCGGCGAAACGCGCACGTCAATTGCAAGTCAAAAACGATTTAACAATCGAAAAACCTGTGTCGAAAAAATTTGTTGGCAAAGCGTTAGAAGAAATTGCGGCGGGGCATATTGAAGTCGTTAGCGAAGAAGAAGCAACGCAATAA
- a CDS encoding bifunctional 4'-phosphopantothenoylcysteine decarboxylase/phosphopantothenoylcysteine synthetase produces the protein MLQHKNVLLCVTGGIAVYKAAALTSKLVQAGANVKVVMTEAACQFVTPLTFQALSKNEVYVDTFDEKKPHVIAHIDLADWAHVVLVAPATANTIAKLAHGLADNMVTTILLATKAPVWIAPAMNVHMYEHPSVQRNMRTLQSFGYRFIEPAEGILACGYVGKGRLEEPETIVTLLEQHFATNHILKGKKVLVTAGPTREKLDPVRFFSNHSTGKMGYALAEAARDFGADVVLISGPTALPSPSGVQMIRVESAQHMYEEVMNHFHDSDIVIKTAAVADYRPKYVADNKIKKQQGDYTVVLERTIDILQTLGEQKTHQFLVGFAAETNDVERYAKDKLARKNADMIVANNVVQEGAGFGTDTNIVTLFKRDGTVKSLPLLPKSEVAKEILREVHREIEGRV, from the coding sequence ATGCTTCAGCACAAAAACGTTTTATTATGTGTTACAGGTGGTATTGCTGTATATAAAGCTGCAGCGCTCACAAGCAAACTTGTGCAAGCGGGGGCGAACGTCAAAGTCGTTATGACGGAAGCTGCTTGTCAATTCGTCACACCGCTTACGTTTCAAGCGTTATCAAAAAATGAAGTGTACGTCGATACATTTGATGAAAAAAAGCCGCACGTCATCGCACACATTGATTTAGCTGATTGGGCACATGTCGTACTCGTTGCCCCTGCGACCGCAAACACGATCGCAAAGCTCGCGCACGGTTTAGCTGACAATATGGTGACAACGATTTTGCTTGCGACAAAAGCACCGGTGTGGATTGCACCAGCGATGAACGTCCATATGTACGAACACCCATCCGTCCAACGAAATATGCGCACGTTGCAGTCGTTCGGTTATCGCTTCATTGAACCAGCGGAAGGGATACTTGCGTGCGGCTACGTTGGAAAAGGACGATTAGAAGAACCGGAAACGATCGTTACGTTGCTTGAACAACATTTTGCAACAAATCACATATTAAAAGGAAAAAAAGTGTTAGTAACCGCTGGTCCAACGCGTGAAAAACTTGACCCTGTCCGCTTTTTCAGCAATCACTCAACCGGAAAAATGGGCTATGCACTTGCAGAAGCCGCGCGTGATTTTGGGGCGGATGTCGTTCTTATTTCTGGTCCGACGGCGCTTCCTAGCCCTTCGGGTGTGCAAATGATTCGCGTTGAAAGTGCGCAACACATGTACGAAGAAGTGATGAACCATTTTCACGATAGCGACATCGTTATTAAAACAGCAGCGGTGGCGGATTATCGACCGAAATATGTTGCCGACAATAAAATAAAAAAGCAACAAGGGGACTATACGGTCGTTTTGGAACGAACGATCGACATTTTACAAACGCTCGGTGAACAAAAAACACATCAATTTTTAGTCGGCTTTGCGGCAGAGACGAACGATGTTGAACGATATGCCAAAGATAAGCTAGCACGCAAAAATGCCGATATGATCGTTGCCAATAACGTCGTTCAAGAAGGGGCGGGATTTGGGACGGATACAAACATTGTGACGCTGTTTAAACGAGACGGAACAGTGAAAAGTCTTCCGCTTTTACCAAAATCGGAAGTGGCAAAAGAAATTTTACGTGAAGTTCATCGTGAAATTGAGGGACGCGTATGA
- a CDS encoding YicC family protein — translation MIMSMTGFGRGKKEGENVRVTVEMKSVNHRFCEISIRMPRQWMMFEDKIKRVITEHIARGRVEVFVTIEGEQLVERTLHVDWQLVDAYYRMLHDVRSRFHFADDISLRDVVHMLSDAVEMTEQPVQNDALLSLLLEATKEAVEQLKHMREQEGKALLADMLTQLETIEKSARRIEQIAPTVVASYRDRIHKRVHEFVQGIVDEQRLLTEVALFAEKVDINEELKRIYSHIEQFRRIVSEGGSVGRKLDFLVQELHRETNTIGAKANDGHIASEVVQMKSALEKIKEQVQNVE, via the coding sequence ATGATCATGAGTATGACAGGATTTGGTCGAGGGAAAAAAGAAGGCGAAAACGTACGCGTTACGGTGGAAATGAAATCTGTGAATCACCGTTTTTGTGAAATTTCGATCCGCATGCCTAGACAGTGGATGATGTTTGAAGATAAAATAAAAAGAGTGATTACTGAACATATTGCACGTGGACGTGTTGAAGTGTTTGTGACGATTGAAGGAGAACAGCTCGTTGAACGAACGCTGCATGTCGACTGGCAGCTTGTCGATGCGTATTATCGCATGCTTCATGATGTGCGCAGTCGATTTCATTTTGCCGATGATATATCGCTCCGAGATGTTGTGCACATGCTATCGGATGCGGTTGAAATGACAGAGCAGCCCGTGCAGAACGATGCGCTTCTTTCTTTACTTTTAGAAGCGACAAAAGAAGCGGTAGAGCAGCTAAAACATATGCGCGAACAAGAAGGGAAAGCGCTATTAGCAGATATGCTGACGCAACTGGAGACGATCGAAAAAAGTGCACGTCGCATTGAACAGATTGCGCCAACGGTCGTGGCCTCTTACCGCGATCGCATACATAAGCGAGTGCACGAGTTTGTACAAGGTATCGTCGATGAACAACGGCTACTAACAGAAGTCGCTTTATTTGCAGAAAAAGTCGACATTAATGAAGAATTAAAACGCATATATAGCCATATCGAGCAATTTCGTCGCATCGTTTCCGAAGGAGGGTCTGTCGGACGAAAGCTCGACTTTCTCGTTCAAGAGCTCCATCGCGAAACGAATACGATCGGTGCTAAAGCAAACGACGGACACATTGCTTCTGAAGTTGTTCAGATGAAAAGTGCCCTTGAAAAAATTAAAGAACAAGTGCAAAATGTGGAGTAG
- a CDS encoding GTPase produces the protein MVQVYMKYNPFTVETIVEVDGKNIMENDKFSKYKNERLQVWIHELLPMLVEELNEDHLHIRFQGTLPDYEDMVEICRTFPSMSVEHIPAKESGDKIEELKKLMEHMQSGPFESLRSEKVKENFYKALNSEFEIAVIATMSAGKSTLINALLGKELMPSKNEACTATIFRIKNVPECSTYSVVCYDADGNELVAKDDVTIDDMRELNENKDICVIEVKGNIPAISTKKMNLVLVDTPGPNNAADRSHRDHTYRVIKDDNKPMVLYVLNATQLRTDDDYLLLHSVAEAMKVGGKQSKDRFIFALNKADEFDPEKGEDVRAVLERVRTYLESHGIENPNIYPVSAETAKVIRMHQQGLSLTRHQRNTLNGIDLFIEEPIMHLEQYAPLSQSLKNEIADEIMMARDQHDLHTEALYHSGIPSIERAINEYLEKYAVTSKITNAVNSFKKIVEREGIIQKLQEDIKNDEQKRQEIYNEMLRIERELEQGEKAKLFRKKIENLKLGNVKEDIEKVRHKIFHEKLQKITDKFRNEDVPKNEAYRILNRVIKDVEALQSDALTDLEKAIAEGLHNDAQKYINEYRAYIRDIAGFEEGKWTAGAPIEFFEGDLPDAYDLLDSYTYKKNVKVGTRLVENKNKKWYKPWTWFEPKYIEKDVYEKQEYVKLDEFVEDFLQSFRFSLEENFENALKHLEQEKERLKHYVLSEIDRLEEVMKSRVHQLKKMASQGDELEKRMQEHEKKKQWLDDFISRLDTILEI, from the coding sequence GTGGTTCAAGTGTATATGAAATACAATCCGTTCACTGTAGAAACAATCGTTGAAGTAGATGGGAAAAATATAATGGAAAACGATAAGTTTAGTAAATACAAAAACGAAAGATTGCAAGTATGGATTCATGAATTGCTCCCTATGTTAGTGGAAGAGTTGAATGAAGATCATTTACATATTCGTTTTCAAGGAACGTTGCCTGACTATGAAGATATGGTGGAAATTTGCAGAACATTCCCTTCGATGTCCGTTGAGCATATTCCAGCGAAAGAAAGTGGTGACAAAATAGAAGAGTTAAAAAAATTAATGGAACATATGCAAAGCGGTCCCTTCGAATCGCTACGTAGCGAAAAGGTGAAAGAAAATTTTTATAAAGCGTTAAATAGCGAGTTTGAAATCGCTGTAATTGCAACGATGAGCGCAGGAAAGTCAACGTTAATTAATGCGCTGTTAGGGAAAGAGCTAATGCCTTCTAAAAATGAGGCGTGTACGGCTACCATTTTCCGAATTAAAAATGTTCCTGAGTGTTCCACTTATTCTGTTGTTTGTTATGATGCTGATGGGAATGAACTTGTAGCTAAAGACGATGTAACTATTGATGATATGCGGGAACTTAATGAAAACAAAGACATATGTGTCATTGAAGTAAAAGGAAATATTCCGGCCATATCTACAAAGAAAATGAACTTAGTGCTAGTAGATACCCCAGGTCCGAATAACGCAGCTGATAGAAGCCATCGTGATCATACGTACCGAGTCATTAAAGATGATAACAAACCGATGGTTTTATATGTGTTAAACGCAACTCAATTGCGTACAGATGACGATTATTTGCTGTTACATAGCGTTGCAGAAGCAATGAAAGTAGGGGGGAAACAGTCAAAAGATCGATTTATTTTTGCGCTGAATAAAGCTGATGAATTTGACCCAGAAAAAGGGGAAGATGTACGCGCTGTTTTAGAACGAGTCAGAACCTATTTAGAATCACACGGAATAGAAAATCCAAACATTTATCCTGTATCAGCTGAAACGGCAAAAGTCATTCGAATGCATCAACAAGGATTATCATTAACTCGACATCAGAGAAATACGTTAAACGGAATTGATTTATTTATTGAAGAGCCAATTATGCACTTAGAGCAATATGCTCCGTTAAGCCAATCGTTGAAAAACGAAATCGCCGATGAAATTATGATGGCAAGAGATCAACACGATCTTCATACAGAAGCGCTTTATCATTCTGGCATTCCGTCCATTGAAAGAGCGATCAACGAATATTTAGAAAAATATGCGGTGACATCGAAAATAACGAATGCGGTAAACTCATTCAAAAAAATTGTCGAAAGAGAGGGGATCATACAAAAACTTCAAGAAGATATCAAAAACGATGAACAAAAGCGGCAAGAAATTTATAACGAGATGTTACGAATAGAGAGAGAGTTAGAACAAGGAGAGAAAGCAAAACTGTTTAGAAAAAAAATCGAAAACTTAAAACTCGGAAATGTTAAAGAAGACATTGAAAAAGTAAGACATAAAATCTTTCATGAAAAATTACAAAAAATTACTGATAAATTCCGAAATGAAGATGTTCCAAAAAATGAAGCATACCGTATTTTAAATCGTGTAATAAAAGATGTAGAGGCTTTGCAAAGCGATGCGCTTACAGATTTAGAAAAAGCAATAGCAGAAGGGTTACACAATGATGCACAAAAATATATAAACGAGTATCGCGCATACATTCGTGACATCGCTGGTTTTGAAGAAGGGAAATGGACGGCTGGGGCACCGATCGAATTTTTTGAGGGAGATTTACCTGATGCTTATGATCTACTTGATTCATACACATACAAAAAGAATGTGAAAGTTGGTACCCGATTAGTTGAAAATAAAAATAAAAAATGGTACAAACCGTGGACGTGGTTTGAACCTAAATACATCGAAAAAGACGTGTATGAAAAACAAGAATATGTAAAACTCGATGAATTTGTGGAAGATTTTTTACAAAGTTTTCGTTTTTCATTAGAAGAAAATTTTGAGAATGCGTTGAAACACTTAGAACAAGAAAAAGAAAGGTTAAAACACTATGTTCTCTCTGAGATTGATCGACTTGAGGAAGTAATGAAATCACGTGTGCACCAGCTGAAAAAAATGGCAAGTCAAGGTGATGAGTTGGAGAAGCGAATGCAGGAACATGAAAAGAAAAAGCAATGGCTCGATGATTTTATTTCCCGTTTAGACACTATTCTCGAAATATAG
- a CDS encoding ATPase, which translates to MSWHGLRVEQVEQQVNTTIGFGLTEKEAKKRLKQFGKNELSEEKKPSAFQQFIGQFQDFMVLVLLAATAISAVLGEYIDAIAIVAIVIINACLGFIQERRAEKSLEALKKLSAPESLVLRDGEWMKVPSADLVVGDIVKFASGDRIGADVRLIEAKGLYIEESSLTGESLPVEKQTTPLPQDVSLGDRTNMAFMGTLVTKGSGAGIVVATGMNTAMGQIAHLLQSAPTMTTPLQRKLEQLGKILIVIALALTALVVVLGVWQGHELYDMFLAGVSLAVAAIPEGLPAIVTVVLALGVQRMMKRNAIVRKLPAVETLGCASVICSDKTGTMTENQMTVTHVWVNHRLWTVSGTGYEPKGTFLLNGKQEKIDTSLQQLLLFGALCNHAELKKKGKTYMIDGDPTEGALVVAAAKAGWTKDKIANEFTIEHEFPFDSTRKMMTVIVKDRSNRRFIVTKGAPDMLLERCRFIYMNGQAKPLRDQERKTVQQTVNMLASQALRTIAIAYRPLSFAEAINDETKAESDLTFVGLQGMIDPPRKEVKQAIAECKKAGIKTVMITGDHILTAKAIAQQLHMLPPNGKVMDGKTLSQLTVDELEDVVEDVYVFARVSPEHKLKIVQALQKRGHIVAMTGDGVNDAPAIKTANIGIAMGITGTDVSKEAASLVLLDDNFATIKAAIEEGRNIYENIRKFIRYLLASNVGEILVMLFAMILALPLPLVPIQILWVNLVTDGLPAMALGLDPAEENVMRRPPRHPKEGVFARGLGWKIVSRGFLIGIVTLIAFLVVHTRHPENLTYAQTVAFATLVLAQLIHVFDCRSERSVFDRNPFENMYLVLAVLSSLLLLLIVIYYPPLQPIFHTVSLPLMDWLLIVGLSAIPTFLLAGSLFARRRS; encoded by the coding sequence ATGAGCTGGCACGGACTGCGTGTTGAACAAGTCGAACAACAAGTAAACACAACAATCGGTTTCGGATTAACGGAAAAAGAAGCGAAAAAACGATTAAAACAATTTGGGAAAAATGAGCTGTCAGAAGAAAAAAAGCCGTCTGCGTTCCAACAATTTATCGGGCAGTTTCAAGACTTTATGGTGCTCGTTTTATTGGCGGCAACAGCGATTTCTGCCGTATTAGGGGAATACATCGATGCGATCGCCATTGTAGCGATTGTGATCATTAACGCATGCCTAGGATTTATACAAGAGCGGCGAGCGGAAAAGTCGCTTGAGGCGTTAAAAAAACTATCTGCCCCAGAATCGCTCGTTTTACGTGACGGTGAATGGATGAAAGTGCCGTCCGCCGACCTTGTCGTTGGTGATATTGTGAAATTCGCAAGCGGCGATCGTATCGGGGCTGACGTACGCCTTATTGAAGCGAAGGGACTATATATTGAAGAATCGTCTTTGACAGGGGAGTCGCTTCCGGTTGAAAAACAAACAACGCCACTTCCCCAAGACGTTTCGTTAGGTGATCGGACGAATATGGCGTTTATGGGCACGCTCGTGACGAAAGGAAGCGGTGCAGGTATTGTCGTAGCGACAGGGATGAATACAGCGATGGGACAAATTGCCCATTTATTGCAGTCTGCACCAACGATGACAACACCGTTGCAGCGAAAGCTTGAACAGCTCGGCAAAATTTTAATTGTCATCGCTTTAGCGCTCACAGCGCTCGTTGTCGTGCTTGGTGTATGGCAAGGACATGAACTGTATGACATGTTTTTGGCAGGCGTGTCGCTTGCGGTTGCGGCGATTCCTGAAGGATTACCAGCTATTGTCACCGTCGTATTAGCGCTCGGTGTGCAGCGAATGATGAAACGAAACGCCATCGTGCGTAAACTTCCGGCCGTTGAAACGCTCGGGTGCGCGTCCGTCATTTGTTCTGATAAAACAGGGACGATGACAGAAAATCAAATGACCGTCACACACGTATGGGTGAATCATCGCTTATGGACGGTAAGCGGGACGGGCTATGAACCAAAAGGGACGTTTTTGTTAAACGGTAAACAAGAAAAAATAGACACATCGTTGCAACAACTGTTACTGTTCGGGGCGTTGTGCAATCATGCTGAGCTGAAGAAAAAAGGGAAAACGTATATGATTGACGGTGACCCGACCGAAGGGGCACTCGTTGTAGCTGCGGCGAAAGCAGGATGGACGAAAGACAAAATCGCTAATGAGTTTACAATTGAACATGAATTTCCGTTTGATTCGACGCGCAAAATGATGACCGTCATCGTGAAAGATCGTTCGAATCGGCGCTTTATCGTGACAAAAGGAGCACCAGATATGTTGCTCGAACGATGCCGTTTCATATACATGAACGGTCAAGCAAAACCGCTTCGTGACCAAGAACGAAAAACGGTGCAACAAACGGTCAATATGCTCGCCTCACAAGCGCTTCGAACGATTGCGATCGCGTATCGTCCGCTTTCATTCGCCGAAGCGATCAACGATGAAACGAAAGCAGAAAGCGACTTAACGTTCGTCGGTTTACAGGGGATGATCGACCCACCGCGAAAAGAAGTGAAACAAGCGATAGCCGAATGTAAAAAAGCAGGCATTAAAACGGTGATGATTACAGGAGATCACATATTAACAGCAAAAGCGATCGCTCAGCAACTACACATGTTGCCACCAAATGGAAAAGTGATGGACGGAAAGACGTTATCGCAACTCACTGTCGATGAGTTAGAAGACGTTGTAGAAGATGTGTATGTGTTTGCGCGCGTATCGCCAGAACATAAACTAAAAATCGTACAAGCGTTGCAAAAAAGAGGGCATATTGTCGCAATGACAGGCGATGGCGTCAACGATGCCCCGGCGATCAAAACAGCAAACATTGGCATTGCGATGGGGATCACAGGAACGGACGTCTCAAAAGAAGCAGCGTCGCTCGTTTTGTTAGACGATAACTTTGCGACCATTAAAGCCGCCATTGAAGAAGGGCGAAACATTTACGAAAACATTCGTAAATTTATTCGCTATTTGCTTGCATCAAACGTCGGAGAAATTTTAGTCATGTTATTTGCGATGATTTTAGCTCTTCCACTCCCGCTCGTACCGATTCAAATTTTATGGGTCAATCTTGTGACAGATGGATTGCCTGCCATGGCGCTCGGATTAGACCCGGCAGAAGAAAACGTCATGAGACGGCCACCACGCCATCCGAAAGAAGGGGTGTTTGCGCGCGGGCTCGGTTGGAAAATCGTTAGCCGCGGGTTTTTAATCGGCATAGTGACGCTTATTGCTTTTCTCGTCGTGCATACGCGCCACCCAGAAAACTTGACGTATGCGCAGACGGTCGCCTTCGCAACGCTCGTGCTTGCTCAGCTCATTCACGTTTTTGATTGTCGAAGCGAACGATCGGTGTTTGACCGCAACCCATTTGAAAATATGTATTTAGTGCTTGCGGTTTTATCATCGCTTTTGTTGCTGCTTATTGTCATTTATTATCCGCCGCTACAACCCATTTTCCATACCGTTTCGCTTCCGCTTATGGATTGGTTGTTGATTGTTGGCTTATCGGCTATTCCAACGTTTCTACTGGCAGGTTCGCTATTTGCGCGTCGCCGTTCATGA
- a CDS encoding guanylate kinase → MKERGLLIVLSGPSGVGKGTVRKALFSQPDIQLQYSISVTTRKPREGEVDGVDYFFKTREQFEKMIRENELLEWAEYVGNYYGTPIAYVEKTLQEGKDVFLEIEVQGAMQVRKVFPEALFIFLAPPSLSELRKRIEMRGTESEELIRDRLKAAKEELEMMDAYDYVVENDQVELACERIKAIVMAEHCRRERVAQRYKKMLEVE, encoded by the coding sequence GTGAAAGAGCGAGGTTTATTAATCGTTTTATCAGGACCGTCCGGCGTAGGAAAAGGGACGGTACGTAAAGCTTTATTTTCACAGCCGGATATTCAATTACAATATTCGATTTCCGTCACAACGCGCAAACCGCGCGAAGGAGAAGTGGATGGTGTAGATTACTTTTTCAAAACACGTGAACAGTTTGAAAAAATGATTCGTGAAAATGAGTTGTTAGAATGGGCGGAATATGTTGGGAATTACTACGGCACGCCGATTGCGTACGTAGAAAAAACGTTGCAAGAAGGAAAAGACGTCTTTTTAGAAATTGAAGTGCAAGGGGCGATGCAAGTTCGCAAAGTGTTCCCAGAGGCGCTCTTTATTTTCTTAGCTCCGCCAAGTTTAAGCGAACTGCGCAAACGAATCGAAATGCGCGGAACAGAATCAGAAGAACTTATTCGCGATCGGTTAAAGGCGGCAAAAGAAGAGCTAGAAATGATGGATGCGTACGATTACGTCGTCGAGAATGACCAAGTTGAACTTGCGTGTGAACGCATTAAAGCGATTGTGATGGCAGAGCATTGCCGACGCGAACGCGTCGCACAACGATACAAAAAGATGTTGGAGGTTGAGTAA